In Pseudomonadota bacterium, one genomic interval encodes:
- the had gene encoding 6-hydroxycyclohex-1-ene-1-carbonyl-CoA dehydrogenase, whose translation MADVPKTIKQWQMVQPTVFNRETKETTPGKLAVAEIPVPELKAGEVLVEVAGCGVCHTDLGYFYDGVPTVSKPPLALGHEIAGTVVAGDAAWIGKEVIIPAVMPCRQCLLCKTGRGNRCLAQKMPGNSIGVYGGFASHIPVPTIDLCLVADKKGYALEQLAVIADAVTTPYQAAKRADLQPGDNVIIIGATGGVGVYMAQTAKALGAKTVIGIARNPEKLKRALDYGCDYVISTLDKDNKTLVGEWRNICKSNGLPNTFWKIFEVTGAKAGQELALDLLSFVGKLILLGYGMAKSEYMFSKLMAFDAEVIGTWGCLPEYYPIVLDMVLSKKIVIDPFVDVRKMSTIAATFDEIHKAGSPAKRVVLTPDF comes from the coding sequence ATGGCAGATGTACCAAAGACAATAAAACAGTGGCAGATGGTTCAACCAACAGTATTTAACAGAGAAACAAAGGAAACTACACCCGGTAAGCTGGCTGTGGCTGAAATACCGGTGCCGGAACTCAAAGCAGGCGAAGTGCTTGTAGAAGTTGCAGGCTGCGGCGTATGTCACACAGACCTTGGCTATTTCTATGATGGCGTGCCCACTGTGAGTAAACCACCGCTGGCTCTCGGACATGAGATCGCAGGAACAGTAGTTGCAGGCGACGCTGCATGGATAGGGAAAGAAGTTATAATACCGGCTGTTATGCCTTGCAGACAGTGCTTACTTTGCAAAACAGGGAGAGGCAACAGATGCCTTGCACAGAAGATGCCCGGCAATAGCATTGGCGTATATGGCGGATTTGCAAGCCACATACCTGTACCTACAATTGACCTTTGCTTAGTTGCTGATAAGAAAGGATATGCCCTTGAGCAGCTTGCAGTTATCGCAGATGCGGTAACCACTCCGTATCAGGCAGCAAAAAGAGCAGACCTTCAGCCTGGCGACAATGTAATCATCATCGGCGCAACTGGCGGCGTAGGTGTTTATATGGCTCAGACAGCAAAAGCACTCGGTGCAAAAACCGTTATCGGTATTGCAAGAAACCCTGAGAAACTGAAAAGAGCCCTTGATTACGGTTGTGATTATGTTATCAGCACATTGGATAAAGACAACAAGACACTTGTCGGCGAATGGAGAAACATTTGCAAGTCAAACGGCCTCCCCAACACATTCTGGAAGATTTTTGAGGTAACTGGTGCAAAAGCTGGCCAGGAACTCGCCCTTGATCTGCTTTCCTTTGTCGGAAAACTCATACTTCTCGGCTACGGCATGGCAAAGAGCGAATATATGTTCTCAAAGCTTATGGCCTTTGACGCAGAAGTTATCGGAACATGGGGTTGCTTACCTGAGTATTACCCGATAGTGCTCGATATGGTTCTTTCAAAGAAGATTGTCATTGATCCTTTTGTTGACGTAAGAAAAATGAGCACGATTGCAGCAACATTCGATGAGATACACAAAGCTGGATCCCCTGCAAAGAGGGTTGTATTAACACCAGATTTCTAA
- a CDS encoding 3-oxoacyl-ACP reductase FabG: MKLEGKNAVVTGGGRGVGRAISIAFAQEGANVVVNYASNSKAADEVVEIIKGMGRKAVAVKGDVAQKEDAEKIINTCVENFGSIHILVNNAGISKPGMMHKMSVETWDEVVNIQMRGPWLCAQAASKYFMQQNYGRIVNVTSVAGIVGTIGQINYSAAKGGVVSMTKSMARELAKFNVTANVISLGIVTTEMTHTISTDEKLKEIYTKRILLGRYAEPEDVAPAFVFFASDDSRYITGQLLCVDGGYGMT, from the coding sequence ATGAAATTAGAAGGGAAAAATGCTGTAGTTACAGGCGGCGGAAGAGGTGTAGGTAGAGCTATCAGTATTGCTTTTGCACAGGAAGGTGCAAATGTTGTGGTAAACTATGCCTCCAATAGTAAAGCAGCTGATGAGGTGGTTGAAATAATTAAGGGCATGGGAAGGAAGGCGGTTGCCGTAAAAGGTGATGTCGCTCAGAAAGAGGATGCGGAAAAAATAATCAATACCTGTGTAGAGAATTTTGGTTCAATACATATACTTGTGAATAATGCAGGTATCTCAAAACCGGGTATGATGCACAAAATGTCCGTTGAGACTTGGGATGAGGTTGTCAATATCCAGATGAGAGGCCCATGGCTCTGTGCTCAGGCAGCTTCGAAATATTTTATGCAGCAGAATTATGGCAGAATAGTCAATGTTACTTCTGTCGCCGGTATAGTTGGCACCATAGGGCAGATAAATTACAGCGCTGCCAAGGGCGGGGTAGTTTCCATGACAAAATCAATGGCAAGGGAACTGGCAAAGTTTAATGTTACAGCAAATGTTATTTCCCTCGGCATTGTCACCACAGAAATGACCCATACAATCTCAACAGACGAAAAGCTCAAAGAAATTTATACGAAAAGGATTCTTCTCGGCAGATATGCCGAGCCTGAAGATGTTGCTCCAGCCTTTGTATTTTTTGCTTCAGACGACTCACGCTATATCACAGGGCAGCTTCTTTGTGTAGACGGCGGTTATGGAATGACGTAA
- a CDS encoding MBL fold metallo-hydrolase: MKITDDLYVYPWTSYQENNCNTVFIDGKIPTLIDPGHRHLFSHVVEGMTMDGKASEYTKCILCTHSHPDHIEAISLFDKEILKGISREEYEYLYNGGKELFLATGCRMPQTPFQLFLKEGTIEIGDKKLQVIPTPGHSPGSVCLYWEDEKILISGDTVFYMGVGRTDFQGGDIDALADSVENLSRLKVEYLIPGHGEILKGEKEISRNFKLILEEYFNRH, encoded by the coding sequence ATGAAAATAACCGATGACCTGTATGTATATCCATGGACATCTTATCAGGAAAACAATTGTAATACCGTTTTTATAGACGGGAAAATACCTACATTGATCGATCCTGGACACAGACACCTTTTCAGTCATGTCGTCGAAGGCATGACAATGGACGGTAAAGCATCGGAATATACTAAATGTATATTGTGCACCCATAGCCATCCTGACCATATTGAGGCCATCAGTTTATTCGACAAGGAAATATTAAAAGGTATCAGCAGGGAAGAGTATGAATATTTGTATAACGGCGGTAAGGAGTTATTTCTTGCAACAGGTTGCCGTATGCCACAAACACCTTTTCAATTATTTCTTAAGGAAGGTACAATCGAAATAGGAGACAAAAAATTACAGGTTATCCCAACCCCTGGTCATTCACCAGGTTCTGTCTGCCTTTACTGGGAAGATGAAAAAATACTGATTTCGGGAGATACAGTCTTCTACATGGGGGTAGGAAGGACAGATTTTCAAGGTGGTGATATCGATGCACTGGCAGATAGCGTTGAAAACCTGTCAAGACTAAAAGTGGAATACTTAATTCCTGGACACGGTGAAATACTCAAAGGAGAAAAAGAAATAAGCAGGAATTTCAAATTAATTCTGGAAGAGTACTTCAACAGACATTGA
- a CDS encoding 7-cyano-7-deazaguanine synthase yields the protein MNRKAISLLSGGLDSVLATRVIMDQGIEVIALHFTSPFSSRKEKERGLQAVRTVSELGIGLILKHKGPEYIDIVRSPKYGYGKNINPCIDCRIFMLQKTKEIMAEEQAGFVVTGEVLGQRPMSQRRDTIQIIEKASGLEGLIVRPLSAMHFLPSIPEQEGILDRGKLLDFTGRSRTPQYRLAEKYNLKEFGSPGGGCLLTDPIFAKKLKDLFEHDKVSTLKDLELLSIGRHFRLRADTKLIVGRNEIENDKLMSLWAAPYVLFQPIGFRGPNAILQGAFDDETITLTANIIGYYGKNESPVISIESNNGTLNRHAVEKLDITPESLLAGVPQEAQ from the coding sequence ATGAACAGAAAAGCTATTTCACTATTATCAGGCGGCCTGGACAGCGTTCTTGCAACCAGGGTTATCATGGACCAGGGTATAGAAGTTATAGCCCTCCATTTTACATCACCCTTCAGCAGCAGAAAAGAAAAAGAGCGGGGCCTGCAAGCTGTCAGGACAGTAAGCGAGCTTGGCATAGGTTTAATACTGAAACATAAAGGACCTGAGTACATTGATATTGTCAGATCGCCAAAATATGGCTACGGTAAAAACATAAACCCTTGTATTGATTGCAGAATATTTATGCTGCAGAAGACAAAGGAAATTATGGCTGAAGAGCAGGCAGGTTTTGTTGTGACAGGGGAAGTTCTTGGACAAAGACCGATGTCACAAAGAAGGGATACTATACAGATCATTGAAAAAGCCAGCGGACTTGAAGGCCTGATAGTCAGACCCCTCTCGGCAATGCATTTTTTACCATCAATACCTGAACAGGAAGGAATATTAGACAGGGGAAAACTACTGGATTTTACAGGCAGATCAAGGACACCACAATACCGCCTTGCCGAGAAATATAACCTCAAAGAGTTTGGTTCCCCCGGTGGAGGCTGTCTTCTTACCGACCCTATTTTTGCAAAGAAGCTCAAGGATCTTTTTGAACATGATAAGGTATCGACTTTGAAAGATTTAGAATTACTGAGCATTGGCAGACACTTCAGGCTGCGGGCTGATACTAAGCTCATTGTCGGCAGAAATGAAATTGAAAATGATAAACTTATGTCTCTTTGGGCAGCGCCTTATGTATTGTTTCAGCCGATTGGGTTCAGGGGGCCCAATGCTATATTGCAAGGTGCTTTCGACGATGAGACTATAACCTTAACAGCAAATATTATAGGTTATTACGGAAAGAACGAATCCCCGGTTATTTCAATTGAATCAAACAACGGCACATTAAACAGACACGCTGTGGAAAAGCTCGATATCACACCTGAAAGTTTACTGGCTGGGGTTCCACAGGAGGCACAATGA
- a CDS encoding homocysteine biosynthesis protein, protein MLKTIDEINEKIKNGKVVVVTAEEMIEITKEKGTKKAAGYVDVVTTGTFGPMCSSGMFINVGHTKPRIKIGGGKCLLNDVPAYCGIAAVDVYIGATAMPDDDPRNMVYPGAFKYGGGHVIEDFVSGKDIRLMATAYGTDCYPNKKIETYINKDNVNEAYLYNPRNAYQNYNVAVNLTKKIIYTYMGILKPKMHSANYCSAGQLSPLLKDPKYRTIGIGTRIFLGGGIGYVAWNGTQHNPDALRSPDGLPRAGAGTLATIGDAKQMNSDFLKGASFVGYGATMFIGLGIPIPILDEEMAYFTSRSDEDFWAQVVDYGNDYPNRIPKSICEVNYAQLKSGKISINGNEVPTFPISSYSKAREISVILKDWIDSGKFLLTNPVAPLPGVESGIKMNTLEERIPEVFTTDSLE, encoded by the coding sequence ATATTGAAAACGATTGATGAAATTAATGAAAAAATCAAGAACGGCAAGGTTGTTGTTGTAACTGCCGAAGAAATGATAGAGATTACAAAAGAAAAGGGCACAAAAAAAGCAGCCGGGTATGTAGACGTTGTAACAACCGGTACGTTCGGACCCATGTGCAGCAGCGGCATGTTTATAAATGTAGGCCATACAAAACCAAGGATAAAGATAGGCGGAGGAAAATGCCTCCTCAACGACGTACCCGCTTACTGCGGAATTGCAGCAGTTGATGTTTATATCGGCGCCACTGCAATGCCAGACGATGATCCGAGAAATATGGTCTATCCCGGTGCGTTCAAATATGGCGGTGGCCATGTGATTGAGGACTTTGTCAGTGGAAAGGATATACGACTTATGGCAACAGCCTACGGGACAGATTGTTATCCCAACAAAAAGATCGAAACATATATAAATAAAGATAATGTAAATGAGGCATACCTTTATAATCCAAGGAACGCTTATCAGAATTACAACGTTGCCGTTAACCTCACTAAAAAGATTATTTATACATACATGGGGATATTAAAACCGAAAATGCACAGCGCAAATTACTGCAGTGCAGGCCAGCTTTCCCCGCTCCTGAAAGACCCGAAGTACAGAACCATCGGCATCGGTACGAGGATATTTTTGGGCGGCGGCATTGGATACGTAGCATGGAACGGAACACAGCACAACCCTGATGCGCTAAGAAGCCCCGACGGGCTTCCCAGAGCAGGCGCCGGAACACTGGCGACCATAGGGGATGCAAAACAAATGAACAGCGACTTTCTGAAAGGTGCAAGCTTTGTCGGTTACGGAGCAACCATGTTTATCGGTCTGGGGATTCCTATACCTATACTTGACGAAGAGATGGCCTATTTTACGTCCAGAAGCGATGAAGATTTCTGGGCACAGGTTGTTGACTACGGCAATGATTATCCTAACAGGATACCTAAAAGCATCTGTGAGGTAAATTATGCCCAACTGAAATCCGGCAAGATATCCATTAACGGTAACGAAGTACCGACATTTCCTATTTCAAGCTATTCAAAAGCAAGGGAAATATCAGTGATATTAAAGGATTGGATAGACTCCGGCAAATTCCTCCTTACAAATCCGGTTGCACCTCTCCCCGGTGTCGAGTCCGGTATAAAAATGAATACACTTGAAGAAAGAATCCCGGAGGTATTTACAACAGACAGCTTAGAATGA
- the cysK gene encoding cysteine synthase A encodes MRIAEDITKLIGNTPLVRINRLAKGLNAEIVAKLEFFNPCGSVKDRIGINMVEAAEKAGILNGDTTIVEPTSGNTGIALAFVCAVKGYRLILTMPETMSMERRSMLKAFGAELVLTPGVLGMRGAIDKAEEIIKENPKAIILQQFKNPANPEIHIRTTAEEIWRDTEGMADALVAGVGTGGTITGIGTTLKKRKPSFKVVAVEPEASPVLSGGQPGPHKIQGIGAGFIPEILDRSIIDRIVKVSNDNAFDTSRRLAKEEGIFCGISSGAAMWAAINIAKKKEFKGSLIVVIMPDLGDRYLSTELFNSSMK; translated from the coding sequence ATGAGAATAGCCGAGGATATAACCAAGCTTATCGGGAACACACCACTCGTAAGGATTAACAGGCTTGCGAAGGGGCTTAATGCAGAGATAGTTGCAAAACTTGAATTTTTCAACCCCTGCGGAAGTGTAAAAGACAGGATCGGGATAAACATGGTAGAGGCTGCTGAGAAGGCCGGTATTTTGAACGGCGATACAACCATTGTTGAACCTACCAGTGGCAATACCGGCATTGCCCTTGCCTTTGTATGCGCTGTTAAAGGATACAGGCTTATCCTTACAATGCCAGAGACGATGAGTATGGAAAGACGCAGTATGCTGAAGGCATTTGGCGCTGAACTTGTTTTAACACCGGGCGTACTCGGCATGAGAGGTGCAATAGACAAGGCCGAAGAAATAATAAAGGAAAATCCAAAGGCTATTATACTCCAGCAATTTAAAAACCCTGCAAACCCTGAAATACATATAAGAACGACAGCCGAAGAAATATGGCGTGACACGGAAGGCATGGCAGATGCATTAGTCGCAGGTGTCGGAACAGGCGGGACCATTACCGGTATCGGTACAACCTTGAAGAAAAGAAAACCTTCTTTTAAAGTAGTGGCGGTTGAACCTGAAGCATCTCCTGTGCTGTCAGGAGGCCAGCCAGGACCGCATAAAATACAGGGTATCGGCGCCGGTTTCATTCCCGAAATCTTAGACAGAAGCATCATCGACAGGATTGTAAAAGTTTCCAATGATAATGCTTTTGATACCTCGCGAAGGCTTGCGAAAGAAGAGGGGATATTCTGCGGCATATCTTCCGGTGCGGCGATGTGGGCAGCGATCAACATCGCAAAAAAGAAGGAGTTTAAGGGAAGTTTGATTGTAGTTATCATGCCTGATCTCGGCGACAGGTACCTTTCAACGGAATTATTTAATTCCTCCATGAAATAA